In Paenibacillus sp. FSL R7-0345, a single window of DNA contains:
- a CDS encoding general stress protein, producing MTTKKIVGIFDTEQEATRAIEDLQSKGISNDEISIITRDRDELQSISEDTGTMAPEGVATGAATGGVVGGVAGLLAGIGALAIPGIGPILAAGPIVATLTGAAIGAGAGGLVGGLIGLGIPEEEAREYEGYVDNGKILVLVDDNGRGHDIHDIFRGNRSLNASRYDTIYNADTTRDTLADRGATNPDLTPDDTAVGNTLGNRGSMNAGSDPDLYNRNRM from the coding sequence GTGACTACCAAAAAAATCGTAGGAATCTTTGATACGGAACAAGAAGCAACCAGAGCAATTGAAGATCTGCAGAGCAAGGGTATCAGCAACGATGAAATTTCAATTATTACCCGGGACCGTGATGAATTACAAAGCATTTCTGAAGATACAGGTACTATGGCACCGGAAGGTGTAGCAACCGGAGCAGCAACAGGCGGCGTAGTCGGCGGGGTTGCAGGATTGCTTGCCGGAATCGGAGCGCTGGCCATACCTGGTATTGGACCGATTCTCGCAGCCGGACCGATTGTGGCTACACTGACAGGTGCAGCTATCGGTGCAGGAGCGGGCGGACTTGTCGGCGGTCTGATTGGACTGGGCATTCCGGAGGAAGAAGCGCGTGAATATGAAGGTTATGTCGACAACGGGAAAATCCTCGTTCTGGTCGATGATAACGGCAGAGGGCATGACATTCATGATATCTTCCGCGGTAACCGTTCATTGAACGCCAGCCGTTATGACACTATTTATAATGCCGATACTACAAGAGACACGCTGGCTGACAGAGGGGCTACTAACCCTGATCTCACACCAGATGATACAGCAGTAGGCAACACGCTGGGCAACAGAGGTTCAATGAATGCCGGCAGCGACCCGGATCTTTACAACCGTAACCGGATGTAA
- a CDS encoding helix-turn-helix transcriptional regulator, which produces MAFMIAQRAFIKVYLITLVEQHKGYGYQMLEDLRRDFKAHGYSPPQSEVYRALHELVQQGILYRTKQLKGNDPKVDFQEIVLYHFTADGEEKAKLYKKQVKTDLDRCLGILNKAVADNY; this is translated from the coding sequence ATGGCTTTTATGATCGCCCAGCGGGCATTTATTAAGGTGTATCTGATTACGTTGGTGGAGCAGCATAAGGGATATGGCTATCAGATGCTGGAGGATTTAAGGAGGGATTTCAAAGCCCACGGCTATTCGCCTCCCCAGAGTGAGGTATACCGTGCCCTGCATGAGCTGGTGCAGCAAGGGATTTTGTACCGTACCAAGCAGCTCAAGGGGAATGATCCCAAGGTCGATTTTCAGGAAATCGTCCTTTATCACTTCACGGCAGACGGGGAGGAGAAAGCCAAGCTGTACAAAAAACAAGTGAAAACAGATCTGGACCGCTGTTTAGGCATCCTAAACAAAGCGGTCGCAGATAATTATTAA
- a CDS encoding TraR/DksA C4-type zinc finger protein — MSHLTDQQLATLKKALEERRQELEQHFADNDEENSLLGDSLRVSTGELSTVDNHPADSGTEAFERSRDLGINNALRDELEDIEAALQRMEDGTYGICVISNEEIPYERLEAIPYTPYAVEHVPGRGSADDRPVEEQVMTPPPSGAGENRQEHSGRFDDADAWEAVEDYGSASSPVPLPGQDVDDQDSRD; from the coding sequence ATGAGCCACTTAACAGATCAACAGCTGGCTACGCTCAAAAAAGCGCTGGAAGAGCGCAGACAGGAGCTGGAGCAGCATTTTGCAGATAATGATGAAGAAAACAGCCTGCTTGGCGATTCGCTCCGGGTATCGACCGGAGAATTGTCGACTGTTGACAACCACCCTGCGGATTCAGGCACCGAAGCCTTTGAAAGAAGCCGTGATCTTGGTATTAATAATGCGCTCAGAGATGAGCTGGAAGATATTGAAGCTGCGCTGCAGCGGATGGAAGATGGTACCTACGGGATCTGCGTCATCAGCAATGAGGAAATCCCCTATGAACGCCTCGAGGCCATTCCATATACGCCATACGCCGTAGAGCATGTACCAGGACGCGGCTCAGCAGACGACCGCCCGGTTGAAGAGCAGGTAATGACCCCTCCGCCTTCCGGAGCCGGCGAGAACCGTCAGGAGCATAGCGGAAGATTCGATGATGCTGACGCCTGGGAAGCCGTAGAAGATTACGGCAGTGCAAGCTCACCGGTACCGCTTCCCGGCCAGGATGTCGACGATCAGGATTCCCGCGATTAA
- a CDS encoding DivIVA domain-containing protein, translating to MDEHMKRRLDKQRKLFSQLGITLDALTIHEKEFSMKLRGYDAEEVDTFLDSVIKDYERFYATIADLMDKWQEQQLELRDLKEQNLAAAAPAPVIRGIDPQDLEEIVIRLEGNLRQLKDRIPRIEKY from the coding sequence ATGGACGAACATATGAAACGCAGACTGGATAAACAAAGAAAGCTGTTTAGCCAACTCGGTATTACTCTCGATGCACTCACCATACATGAGAAGGAATTCAGCATGAAGCTCCGCGGTTACGATGCTGAAGAGGTGGATACTTTTTTGGATAGCGTGATTAAGGACTACGAACGTTTTTATGCCACAATAGCCGATCTGATGGATAAATGGCAGGAGCAGCAGCTGGAGCTGCGTGATTTGAAGGAGCAGAATCTGGCTGCTGCTGCCCCGGCGCCTGTAATCCGGGGAATTGACCCGCAGGATCTTGAGGAAATTGTGATCAGGCTGGAGGGCAATCTGCGCCAGTTAAAGGACAGAATTCCGCGTATAGAGAAATATTAA